TTTGTCTTAAATGGAggttaattattttgtttccttgggGGAGAATAAactctgcttcattttcctttgcgTTCTGGTAATTGCAGGAGGTTGCAGAGCAAGTTGCAGGGTTTAACTCTCTGTCTCTCacaggggctggagcacttcctgctgctgcagtcacaCTTTAATAGCCCCAGAGCTATGGATGCCAAGTGCTCCAGCTAAGGAACTCTATGCCCTCAGCTGAAGCTGAGCTCAGTGAAAAGAGCCTCAGAGCAATGGGCATGTCATGGGGCTGACATTAGAATTACAAAATTACCCATCCCAAATGTTATGTACGTTGAAGCTCGTAGGCACAAGTGTAGAGGCTGTTGAGCACCCTCCAGTATCACCAGTGGCAGCACTGGAAGCAGACAGAACCTTTCTGGATCTGGCCCTCTATCTGACTGTTATTAGCAGACACTAAAATGAGCAGGGAGTGTGGAGACAGAGAAACGAGCTAGCTCATGCACTGGAAATGATGGGACTAATTTATCAAGCTGCTTATATAAATCAGTCTGCAAGGAGCCACATGCTTCTCCTGTTCATCCCCCTCTTTCTGCCATTGGTGGGATGCTGTTGTGGTCCTTCATGACACTGACATCAAGAAGAACATCCTGAGACCCCAAGGTACTAAGACACCATGTAGTGCATTGGAGGAGGGACCATTTGGCTGTTGATGGCCatgctttcttgctttccctGATACCTGCTCATAGCTGGTGGGGCCAGGGTGTGTTCCTTCAAGCTTTGGCCCACGAATATCTCATTGCTGCTGTAGGGTTGGAGGCAAATAGAGTGATCCCTTGGCTTCATGTGGACGTGCCACCAGGCCTCTCTCGGTTCCCCTCCATGCTCCACAAGGCCATGCAGATGTATTGTAGCATGGATGTAGCCTGAAATCACAAAGTCATTTACAGTCACAAAGCACCAACAGCCGCTCAGCACTGTATGTTGCTCACCAATCAGGAGCACTGGGGAATGCCATTCACAGAGCAACTGtgtaagaaaattaaatatcatGACCTGGGTTGGCACTAGCAAccataaattattaaaaagagcaAGCTTTAGCAAATCCAATTTGCTTTTTGTAATTtatctgattttctgttttatctctgAGCTGGGAGATGGAGTAAttgctctgttgtttttctttctgatacaTTTTAAAGACAGGTATTGAGTCAATTGACCAACCAGGCAGTCTCCAGGGTACGTATCCTTAGGGACTGCACCTTTACTATCCTTGGGGATTGaacctttattttccttaggGATTGCACCTGGACTCATCTGTTATTTTGGAACTGGAAGTCAAGAATGGTCCCTTGCTGTCTCTGGGTCCTCACTGCTATAAAGTTTGGGTGCTGAGCACTGGATAAGGATTTACCTAAGCAAAAAGggattgcatttaaaaatggagTTAGCATCGGAACCTGAGCCTGCCTCCacttaagcaaaataaataaacatgcaaaatcTTATCTTGTGTTAATGGTTGAAGCACgagaaataaaatgacaggGATCTGTAAAGCTGTCACATGAGCAATTCAATAACGTGTTTGTGTGCTAAGAGGAtcataaagaggaaaaacaatattGCCTTTTCATTAGGCCTTGTAGGCTTCTCCTCCTTCCACAGTTATATAAATCAGGAGTAACTACACTTAAGTCAATGAAGTTATCCTGCTgtaaaagcagtatttgtcAGGTAGGAATTGGACTCTATGAATATATAAATTACTAAGCCATTAAAAAGATTTGTGGATTAATTTCCATTTGCTGTTGTTCCAGGTGGCTCCTGCCAGCCTCAGTTGGCTGAGTGCTGCATAGTGTGgggcaaaggaaggaaagcaaaaatggGAGCCTTGCCCCAAGCTGGTGGGAACGGGAGCAGGTCCCTGGATGCTGCTTGCTCTTTGGTGATACAGTTTGCACTGTTTAGTTATTTATTGCTCTTCTTCAATAACAGAGGACAGTTAAATGCCTTTCTCTGTGCGGACAAGGAGGTAGGTGTGTTTCTCATTGCTGTGAGCTTGTGTGTTTGCAGAAACGTGGAGCCCATGGCAGCCCTGGAGCCCCTGCAGCGTCACCTGTGGAGACGGCATTCGGGAGCGCTTCCGAGAGTGCCTCACCTCCTCACCTGTGGAACCAGGCTGTGCTGGCTCCCCAAAAGAGACCTCCTTGTGCTCACTGGAGGAATGCCTGAGTACGtagctctgctctcctcttcctGTGGGCTCATGTTGCAGAAGCCAACAATATGTAGTTAGGAGGGCTTTGTAGAATGGAAGATTCCAAACTCTCCTtcaggaggagaggaaaagaggaacagGGTagtgagagtggggctggtctcttctcactggtgacaggtgacaggatggggggaaatggcctcaagttgtgctaggggaggtttaggttggatatcaggaaaaacttatttacagaaagggttgttaagcactggaagcTTCCCAGGGGGATgactgagtcaccatccctggatgcgtttaaaaaccatttggatgtggtgctcaggggtATGATTTAGCCGGGGGTTGTTAGAGTAGTATGGTCAGGTTGTGGCTGGACTCGATATTTaaagccttttccaacctgaacaattccatgattctagtTCTGGTACAGTAGCTCAAAGACTGTGGGTAGTGGAAATCAATTAAAAAGGTAATTTTCTGGCTTGCTGCTAGAGGGATTGCTTATTCTTTTAAGTAAGTCCTTTGGAACAGATGTGGAAAAGGCTACTGCCACAATGGAAGATAAATGTAAAAGAGCTGGAGATGTGTGTAACACGTAAAATGTGTGGTATGCTGGGATTCATGACTGCACAGAACCTTGTAGTTTTAACAGGGTCTGTAACTCTGCCGTagttctgtgctgcttcataATCTGCTTTCAAATTGTCTCTGCTTTGATGGGAGGGATTGAAGTCTCGTCTGCTCAGAACCTGACTGATGTAGGAGTTACAGTGTCCTCATGTCCCATAAGTGCCACTGCCTGGCAGGGATGGGCAAAGGGTGGCATACAGGGCCATGCAAGCTCCTGGGCTCTCAGGCTATAATTCAACAGATTGTAGCTATAAATTCTGTATTATGAAGTAAGTGGTGCCTTACTGCTTCCCTTGGCTGCTTCCATGCCACTTAATCCCTTGCGCTGGCAAAAGTGCAGTGTGGAGAACTGGATCCAGCTAAACAGTGGGTAGCCTGGGGGTTTTGTGAAGTTGCATAGCACATGGCCATTGCAATGCTTGTGCTATTGGAAATGGAAGGACAGCTGAGGGGGAAAACATGTAGCCACAGCAGGAAAATGCAGGACTGCTCTTTTGATGGGAGTGTTGGCTTGAACCAGCTTCAGGAGGTTTGTTGGATGTTATTATATTGTTCCTATAAGGTAGGAATGAAATGCATTGATGGAGCACTGTAGGAAATGGTATAGAGCAAAAGGTCAGGTAAAAGGACAGTATTAAAATACAACTATAAACATCATTACAAACAATATTCCATCAAGCCAGGTTTTGCATTTTGTCAGTTTTCAATTTAGGAGTTTGTTGTTAAGgtttctgatgtttttaatcACTAGATAAGGCTGGCTCTGTGGATTTTCTTATATTGTAAAGCTGCAAGTGTAAGCAGAGGGGAGCGACTCAGGTTTTTAGGGGCACTGTTTGAAGTTAATGTCCTGCTTTAGGGGTGGTCACCTTCTCTGTACCGATTCCTTCAGACTGCTGAAGGCAGTAGTCACACCATGGGTTAGCTTGTCTTCTTCTAAAGCTGTCTGATCTCAGCCGGGGATCTTCTTTCCATGTTCCCTCAGCTGCCCACACCTGCCCAGAGCTATTCCAGCCTGACCCTGTCTGCAGTCAGCAGTCCAGCAGATGGAGCAAATGGCTGAAAAAGTGGAGAAAGAAGCAAACCCTGGTTACTTAATCCTGTTTCAAACATCACTGTTTTCTAGCTGGCAGCTGCGTACTCCAAATGATATACCACAATGCACGTTACAGATAGAAAACAGATAGAGTATTTAGAAACTGagcaaaatgaaactgagagAAGGATGAGCAATGGGTGAATTACTCTGCACCAGTGCTAATGACCAGGTCAGTGAAGGTCCTGCCTTCTCTGCTGGGatcagcagtgctctgtgctctggGTGTGGTGGTGCTGGACTGAATGAAGATATTTGGGATCCTCAGAAACATTCAAAGGCAGTGCTGTTGTTCCTCATGCTGATACTGAGCTCTCAGTGTGATATGAAGTTTAGTTCACAGCAGGGTTTTTCAAAGGTTTTGGGGCTGCCATTGCAGCTCTGAGTCAAAGAAATGGACCTCCAGCACCCAGTACCCTGCACATCCATCATCATAGCAGCCTGAGACCTTATGGGCTATGTTTGCCATTTGGGCATCCTGCACAGTTAATAGCTCACTGCTGAATGAGCATTTTTCTGGGTTTTAGGCAGTACATCCAGACTGGTGTCTGCCTCTCATTATTCTGCACACATGTTTTGCGTGTCAGACAATCAGTGCAAGGCAGGCAGGGGCAGATTTACAACAGACTGTCCATGGCTTTGGTGGAAGGCTCTGGGTCCTGGATCAAACTAGAAACTGGGGCAAAGCTTTTCGTGGTTTAGTCTGAGCTCACAGCTTCATGGCCAGCTCTTGACAACCACAACTGAGCGGCTTCGTTCTCCAGCATCATTTTCATGGCCTTATGAAGATGTTTGGCTGTAAGGAATTAGGAAATGAGTGCTGTCTGATACTAAAAtctgctgctggaacagcttACACGCTTCCAGttatgctgttttctgcttgggGCTGCCACTGAAATGCTGTAGACCTTATCCAAAACAAGAGTGACTGCTCTCTCAGTGGTTCAGTGTTGTGACGTAACATTCAGGAAGGAGGTTCAAATAGTGCTATGGAAAGCTTTGAGATGTTCCAATTTCCAGATAGCAGAATATTCTTCCACTTTTTGAAGGTCCATCTCCAGTTCACAACAGAAGAGTTTTAATGCTGATATGGCCGTGGCAGCAGAGCAATGGAACCTCATTTAGGAGCCTGCCATGCAGGGGGAAAGCTTTGTCTTCTGTGGTTGACAACACTGGGAAGTGGAAGAAGCACCTGCAAAGGGCTGCTCTGTAAAGTGACACTGTCACTGTTAGTGCTGTCTCTCTTCAAACTGCAGGGCTCACAAGCTGATAACTTTCACACCCCTTAAGTCACCCTAAGAATAATGTTAAAGTGATACCTGTACTACTCTcctgttatttttacttcactGCAGCACTTTTCAGCAGGAGATCTTGATGTACTCTATAAAGGAGGGCAAATATTATCATCCTGTTTTACACTATTTAGGAGTGTCTTTTGAAAAGAGCAGAACAGGAGAAGGTGACAATTACATTTGAATGATCTGTGGGTCCCATGATTTAAAGTAAGTAGATCCATTCCTGCCAGTTTGAAGTGAGCCATATTAAGTCACCTGCAGTGAGCAACTCGTACAGGCAGACCATGTACTGTACCGTATTAATTAATTACTCTATTGAAGCATCCATCCCAAAATACAGAATTCTGTTGTAACACTGGTGACAGTCTGTGCTCTTTGTTACAGCTGTCAAGCCTCCCACCCCACCTTCTGTCCAGCCAGGAGAGGACCAGAAAGCCAACAACATTGTCACCATCACAGGTATCTCCTTGTGCCTGTTCATCATCTTTGCCACTGTTCTCATCACCCTGTGGAGGaagctgtgcagagctcagaAGTGCAGCACGGCCATGCGTCGGAACTCCGTCCATTCCCCTGGCTTCCGTAAAAACTCTGACGAGGAGAACATTTGCCAGGGCAACAAGCAGCGGGACAGCTTCACCGAAGGAGGGGATGCCCCTGTTAACATCCCTCTGACCTACAGGCGTAGCCTTCAGTTTGCCCAAGAAGACGATGCCTCTGGAAGTGAGAACTTCCAGCCAAATGCCCAAAAAATAATCCCTCCCATATTCAGCTACCGCCtcgcacagcagcagctgaaagagatgaagaagaagGGCCTGACTGAGACCACCAAGGTGTACCACGTCTCTCAGAATCCCTTGACAGACACAGTTGTCGGTGCCACCACGATGCTTCCCCTGAGTGCACAAACCCAAGAGGAGGGAGTGGCCAACAAATTTAGGATAAAAGCGCCATTTCTGGACCAGGCAGCTGGTCAGCCCAGATTTGTAGGAGAAGGCTGTAACCCGAGGCTGGATTTTCCATTCTCCCAGGCCAGTGCTGCAATGAGCCCCACCCAGACCTTGATAAGAAGAGCTCATTTCAAACACCCAGATAACAGAGGAGAGTTGTCTGAGAGGGGCTGCCACAGAAACCCTCAGTTTAGAAGAACAGCCAGCTTCCACGAAACAAAGAAGGCCAGGCCTTTCAGAGAGAGAAGCATGTCCACCCTCACCCCCCGGCAGACTCCTCTGTATACATCTAGGACCAGGACGTGGGACCAAGGCCTGGAAGACAGAACACGGCCAAAACTGAGGAACACAAACCCAACCTCTGAAAAGCTGGACCAACCCCACGGCACTGCACCGACGTGCGAACCACAGGGCCACGGCACGAAAGGCCACCACAGGGCATGTCCACCTGTGAAGAAGCTGGACCTGATCGCTGATCGGCAACATGGCGGTCAGGAGAGGGCCCCTGAAAAGCCTGAGCCCAGCCGGAGTAAGCGGGGCCCTTCACCTAACCCCAAGGGTGCGTGGCGGAAGGAAACAGGCTCTGCTGGCAAAGAGAGTTACCAGAGAGGCCTCACTGTCAGCCCTGcccagtacagaaaggacaagTGCCAGAGCTTCCCGGTGGACCCTGAGTTTGCCTTCTACGATAATACTACCTTTGGCTTaacagaggcagagcagcaaaTGATCGATCTCCCTGGGTATTTCGGCTCAAATGAAGAGGACGAAAGAAGTACTTTAAGTATTGAGAAGCTCGTGATCTGAGGCACTCAGCGTGACCCTATAGGAGGGGCTTGTGCGGGAGTGGGTCTGCAACATCTGCTGGGTTCTGCTGAAAGGAGCAGTGGGAATTACGTTCCTCCGCTTGGAGAAGGAGAGAATTCCCAAAGTCTGACTTATGGGAATACATTCCTATAGAATTACTGGGAAGTACTTTcgtataattattttttgtacatGTGTGTCTAGAAATTCGCACATAATAACCTGGGAAAGCCTGTATTAGCGAAGGTGTGACACAGGAGTAATGCACTGGGTTTTGCTGCATAAAGCAGTCACCTTTTATGCTTCAGACAATGAATCCCATTGATCTGGACATTTTTGTCTTGTGGAAGCCTTCTATTGGTGGATGATGTTGTCCTAAGAGATCCATTTTCCAAACATCTGTCCTAATTAGTGAATAATTTTCCATTTAGGAAACACAAACCCCAAGCTGTGAGCAATTCCCAtctctttattcttctttttgtggCCATTATTGAGCTGTGTCGATTGGCTGTAGTTGCTGAAACATGTCGTGTGTTGGTGCTCCTCTTCACTGGGTGGGTGAAAGCGCAAGCAGCGCATCCTGCCCATTTGGAGAGAAGATGGAGGGGGTATTTTTCCATCACTCAGTGCTTTGATATTCTCTTTCTGCCAATATTTGTAGCAAGAAAATACAGCGATGTGCAGATATTTGCAGGAGATAGTAGAAAAGGGCATGCTGGTAGGAGGGGCCAAGAGAATTATTGAGTGTAGCCCTTGGAAATGTTAGTGTCTGAACAGCCATAGCGGGCAGTGGGAGCAGCCTGACCGCCCGCCCATTCTGTGATCATCTTCGCCTTTATtgagcagtttgttttctgtgttaattAATTGACAGTGATGCTACCACAGcaagtttaaaataaactacGGACAAGcccagcaaagaaaacattcatttggTGAATACCTGGTTTgcaaaccaaaaggaaaatggcttGACAACATCTGTCGATTCCCAGAGAGCCTGGAGGTGAAATGCAAAAGTCACATTGGTATTCTCTTTTTCATGCTCAATAATCAGGAATTATAAATCAGAGATTACTCAGTGCTGGAGGAATTCAGAGCTGGGTCAAAACCCTGACtgacagcacagacacagctcagGCCAGCGAGAATGACTCAGGGCGTTTGCTTGGCGATCGTTGGAGCAGCCGCCTCTTCAGAGTCTGCAGGGACAAGGGGAGCACTGCTGGGTACAACCAGGGGAAGAAAagatgctggcagcaggggATGGGATGAGGGAAGGTGGGTTCAGGCAGAGAACTGTCAGTCTTCAAACACCCCATAAGCAGCCTGATCTGTATGGCAGGGCCcgctgtgctgggaggaggcGGGATGTCAGCGTTTGGCCgccagctgggctctgcagccaaaggaacattttccagctgctgccGGAGCTCGGGGCCTGAGTGTCAGGGTGCTGAGT
The Coturnix japonica isolate 7356 chromosome 1, Coturnix japonica 2.1, whole genome shotgun sequence DNA segment above includes these coding regions:
- the THSD1 gene encoding thrombospondin type-1 domain-containing protein 1 isoform X1, with the protein product MKQMLKDFSNLLLVMLCDCVLGEVEDLLLKHPGHVAFSNDTVSVEYHYYSGNEAAENLSILLLDANTNKIIARKQLPANQSRGMVEFECFYFTSAGDFLFRMISPSDNSSAAASRRTSTLHVEWPVFHIDLNRTSEVPGSSLQVGVFTNEQLCAMNETVVSLDVVFTSTLYELGRISSDEMLGIRTSKGIPLSRSQWVEFDCPHVGQEMYITVLLKSLETRSVIASMGPIDLHKFGYRLVVAPEAVCRTLVQVFVVSPPCTSISGKVVVYKEALKHPSLRTAWLYENTLHPGENRTEFNCTLFDVGRNKYCFDLYNFSNQSHFPTRVKQCMMIQRNIETWSPWQPWSPCSVTCGDGIRERFRECLTSSPVEPGCAGSPKETSLCSLEECLTVKPPTPPSVQPGEDQKANNIVTITGISLCLFIIFATVLITLWRKLCRAQKCSTAMRRNSVHSPGFRKNSDEENICQGNKQRDSFTEGGDAPVNIPLTYRRSLQFAQEDDASGSENFQPNAQKIIPPIFSYRLAQQQLKEMKKKGLTETTKVYHVSQNPLTDTVVGATTMLPLSAQTQEEGVANKFRIKAPFLDQAAGQPRFVGEGCNPRLDFPFSQASAAMSPTQTLIRRAHFKHPDNRGELSERGCHRNPQFRRTASFHETKKARPFRERSMSTLTPRQTPLYTSRTRTWDQGLEDRTRPKLRNTNPTSEKLDQPHGTAPTCEPQGHGTKGHHRACPPVKKLDLIADRQHGGQERAPEKPEPSRSKRGPSPNPKGAWRKETGSAGKESYQRGLTVSPAQYRKDKCQSFPVDPEFAFYDNTTFGLTEAEQQMIDLPGYFGSNEEDERSTLSIEKLVI
- the THSD1 gene encoding thrombospondin type-1 domain-containing protein 1 isoform X2, whose amino-acid sequence is MKQMLKDFSNLLLVMLCDCVLGEVEDLLLKHPGHVAFSNDTVSVEYHYYSGNEAAENLSILLLDANTNKIIARKQLPANQSRGMVEFECFYFTSAGDFLFRMISPSDNSSAAASRRTSTLHVEWPVFHIDLNRTSEVPGSSLQVGVFTNEQLCAMNETVVSLDVVFTSTLYELGRISSDEMLGIRTSKGIPLSRSQWVEFDCPHVGQEMYITVLLKSLETRSVIASMGPIDLHKFGYRLVVAPEAVCRTLVQVFVVSPPCTSISGKVVVYKEALKHPSLRTAWLYENTLHPGENRTEFNCTLFDVGRNKYCFDLYNFSNQSHFPTRVKQCMMIQRNIAVKPPTPPSVQPGEDQKANNIVTITGISLCLFIIFATVLITLWRKLCRAQKCSTAMRRNSVHSPGFRKNSDEENICQGNKQRDSFTEGGDAPVNIPLTYRRSLQFAQEDDASGSENFQPNAQKIIPPIFSYRLAQQQLKEMKKKGLTETTKVYHVSQNPLTDTVVGATTMLPLSAQTQEEGVANKFRIKAPFLDQAAGQPRFVGEGCNPRLDFPFSQASAAMSPTQTLIRRAHFKHPDNRGELSERGCHRNPQFRRTASFHETKKARPFRERSMSTLTPRQTPLYTSRTRTWDQGLEDRTRPKLRNTNPTSEKLDQPHGTAPTCEPQGHGTKGHHRACPPVKKLDLIADRQHGGQERAPEKPEPSRSKRGPSPNPKGAWRKETGSAGKESYQRGLTVSPAQYRKDKCQSFPVDPEFAFYDNTTFGLTEAEQQMIDLPGYFGSNEEDERSTLSIEKLVI